A stretch of DNA from Fusobacterium sp. SYSU M8D902:
GTGCAAACCCTATTACTAAGTGTGAAATCGCTAACCATATTCCTGCAAATACTATCCATAAGAAAGCTGTTATTGGTCTTGCTGGCTCTCCAAAGCTACTTTTTAAGACAACTCTTTTTCCAAATGGAGTAAGACAAGAACCTGCCATCTCAAAGCAACCTCTAGCAAAAGGGATTGTTATTATAAAGATAATACATAGTACACCTGCTATTATCCACTCAAAAGACAATACTAATCCTCCTAAGAAAAGCCAAATTATATTCATTATAGTCGACATTTTTTAATCCTCC
This window harbors:
- a CDS encoding YccF domain-containing protein; amino-acid sequence: MSTIMNIIWLFLGGLVLSFEWIIAGVLCIIFIITIPFARGCFEMAGSCLTPFGKRVVLKSSFGEPARPITAFLWIVFAGIWLAISHLVIGFAQCCTIIGIPLGIQNFKLVQVAFNPYKYTLK